The stretch of DNA TCGAAGCTCGGTTGCTCTGGCACGTCCGGTGCGGTGAAGTCTCCGGTCTCGTAGGCGTGACACCACCGCCGCCACGGGCAGCGCGCCTCGTCGCAGCTGGGCGATTTCGTACAGGCGACGCCGCCGAGTTCCATGATCGCGTTGTTCCAGACGCGTGACTCGCCGTCGGGCATGAGTTCGGCCGCGGCCGCCTCGAACGCCGCGTCGTCGTCCGGCACGTCGAACGCGCGGTAGGTGACTCGTTCGACGTTCGTGTCCACGACCGCGTTCCCGTTGTTGAACGCGAACGACGCGACGGCGTTGGCAGTGTAGGGGCCGACCCCCATCAGCTCCTCGAGCTCGTCGGGCGACTCGGGGTACTCGCCGCCGTACGCCTCGACGACCTGATTGGCGGCCTCGTGGAGATACTTCGCGCGGTTGTTGTACCCCAGCGAGTGATCGGTCCAGAACGCCACCACCTCGCTCCGGTCGGCGTCGGCGAGGGCGTCGACGGTCGGCCAGCGGTCGCGGAACTCCTCCCACGCGGAGATGATCCGGTCCAGTTGGGTCTGCTGGCTCATCACCTCGCTGACGTGGATCTCGTAGGGGTCGTCGGTCTGGCGCCACGGGAACGGCCGGTGGTCGTCCTCGTACCACTCGATCAGCGCCTCGCGGACGGCGTCGAGATCCAGATCCGGGGGGAAGGGGGCGTCGGCGGCGCTCGTGCCGCCGTCGGCGTCGGTCATACGCGAAGGTGGGGCGCGGCGTCGCTAAAACGGCGCGGTCGCGGGGCGTAAGTCGTCCGTGGTGGGGACGGTTTCGATATTTAACTCTTCCGCCCAGACTCCGACTCGACAGTCCTGGATCCGTTTATAAGCTGGCTGCGTTCGGAGCGTCTCTCACAGCGAACGATGTCACGAGATACACTGTCGGACGCGATCGGTTTCGTCACGCGACACACTCGGCTCACGTTGCTGGTGATGATCCTCCTCTCGGGGCTGGTGGTCGCCGGGATCCCCCAGCTCGACACGGGGAGTCAGGCCGGCGCCGACGCCGACGCGTTCGACGATGTCGAGCGCGTGCAGAAGGCACAGTACGCACAGAGCCAGTTCGGCGGGTCGGACGACGGGCCGGACCGTACCTTCGAGGCCGTGTACGTCCGGGACGACGACGGCAACGTCCTCTCGAAGGGGTCCCTGCTCGCCGGGCTACGCTACCAACGGACGATACGCGAGAACGAGACGGTCGACGCCGCCCTCCACGAGGACGGCGTTACGGGCCTCTCGAACCTCGTCGGGAAGCGCGCGGCCGGCAGCCCGAACGCCTCGCTCGACGAGCAGATCCGGGCGCTCGAGGGCGCGACGCGCGGCGAGGTCGAACGGCTGGTCGATCGGACGCTGTCGAACGATCCGCGGGCCTTACGCTACCTACCCGCCGATCACGGGCGGAACGAGACGACCGCGGCCGACCGCCGGCTGCTCGTCGCGCTCGACGCCGACGCCGGAAACGGCACCGTCGACAACGCGACCGCAGCGCTGTACCACAGCGCGAACGAGCGCTCCGCCGCCGGCTTCTTCGTCGTGAACTCGGCGGCGTGGAGCGACGCGAGTAGCCACTTCTTCGGGGAGATGGTCGAGCTCGTGGTGCCGGCGGCGCTGGCGTTCATCCTCGTCGTGCTCGGGTTCGCGTACCGCGACCTCGTCGACGTGGTCGTCGGTATGGTCGGCGTTGCCCTCTCGGTTGTGTGGATGTTCGGCCTGCTGGGCTGGCTCGGCGTCGCCGCCGGCGCCACCAGCATCATCCCGGTGGTACTGGTCGCCGGGCTGAGCATCGACTACGGCTTCCACGTGTTCAATCGCTACCGCGAGCAGCGCGGCGAGGACGAAGGGATTCGGGCACCGATGCGCCGCGGCGTGAGCCTCGTCGCCACGGCGCTGGTGCTCGTCACGGTCACCGCGGCGATCGGCTTCCTCGCGAACCTCTCGAACCCCCTACCGCTGATCCGTAACCTCGGCGTGTCGATCACGCTGGGCGTGGTCTCGGCGCTGCTGATCTTCCTCACGGTCGTCCCCGCGCTCAAGATCGAAGTCGACGGGCTGCTCGAACGCGCCGGGATCGACCGCCACAAGCGGCCGCTCGGCCACGGTCGCTACCTCCGGCCGGCCCTCGCGAAGGCAGTTACGCTCGCGCGACGCGGCGCGCCGGCCGTGCTGGTCCTCGCGCTCGTCGTCGGGAGCGCCGGCGGCGTCGCGTGGGCGGACCTCGACGAGGAGAGCTACCAGCAGAACGACGGCGTGGTCGCGGAGTGGAAACAGGAGCTGCCGGACCCGATCGGCTGGAATCCCCATCCCGTCCCCGAACGGAGCCAACACGTCGACGAGGTGTACCAGCCCGCCAGCGCCGAGACGGCCACACAGGAGGCGATCCTGATAGAGGGGGAGGTCACGAGCGACGACACGCTCGACGATCTCCGGCGCGGCGTCGACGAGATCGACGGGCAAGGGCTGCTGGTCGATCGCACAGACGGCGGGGGGGTCCGCTCACCCGTGACGGCGATGCACGCCGTCGCTGCGCGGAACGACTCGTTCGCGGCCGTCCTCGACGACGCCGACACGGACGGCGACGGCGTGCCGGACCGGAACCTCGAACGGGTGTACGACGCGTTCTACGCCGCGGACAGTGAGGTCGCGAGCAGCGTCGTCGAGCGGGACGGCGGCGAGTACGAGTCCCTGCTCGTGACCCTGTCACTCGACGCCGACTACGCGGAGGCTAGCAGCGTCGTCCCGGAGCTCGCCGAGGGCGCCGACCGCATGGCCGACGGCGACGATCGGACCGCGACCGTCGTCGGGAACCTCGCCGTCAACGACGCAGTGCTCGGCGAAGTCGTCGGCGGGATCCTCACGACGATGGTGCTCGCGCTCGCGGCCATTGCACTGACGCTGGCCGCCGTGTTCGAGTACATGCACGGCAGCGCCACGCTCGGACTGGTCGTCTCGGTTCCGATCGCGCTGGTGCTCGGGCTCGTCATCGGTGGGATGGCCGTCCTCTCGATCCCGCTGACGCTGCTGACTGCGCTGCTGATGAGCCTGGTGATCGGGCTGGGCGTCGACTACAACATCCACGTCGGCGACCGGTTCGCCGACGAACGCCGCGCCGGCGCGGGCACGTTCGAGGCGCTCAAGGCCGCCGTCACCGGGACCGGCGGTGCGCTGCTGGGCAGCACGCTCACCTCGGCGGGCGCGTTCGCCACCATCGCGCTCGTTCCCCACCCCCAACTCCAGAGCTTCGGGGCGATTGTCGTCGTCGCCATGACGACAGCGTTCGCAGTGAGCGTCCTCGTCCTGCCGAGCCTACTGGTGCTCTGGGACCGCTACGTCCCCGCGAGCGTCACGACCATACCGAGCCCGGGCGAGATCCCACAGGACTGACCGCATCCCCCCGGGCGAGCCATCTCACGCCGGCTGACGGCGTGCCGGTGTGCGAGTCATCCCGCGCCGGCTGACGGCGTGCCGGCGTGCGAGTCATCCCGCGCCGGCTGACGGCGTGCCGGCGTGCGAGTCATCCCGCGCCGGCTGATCACCGCCGGCGGGCGAGCCACAAGCCGTATTCCCCTCCCGCCAAACCGTCAGGCATGAGCCTCGACGACCTCGACGAGAACGTGACCGCGAACTACGCCGCACTGGGCGAGGAGACGACCGTCGACCTCGACCCGGAGACCCGGAACGAACTCGCGATGCTGTCGGCGGCGATGGGGACGGACACCGACGAACTCCTCCGCCGGGGAATCCACGCGCTGTTCCAGCAGGCCGTCAGCAGCGGCGACCTCGACTTCCACCTGCGGACCGGCTACGACGTGACCTACGACGAGTACCTCGCGGGCGCGACCTACGAGGAGATGACCGGCGGGAATCAGTACCCCGAGCGCGACGACGATCGGCGGTACAACATGTAACTCGACGCTTCGAGCTTTTGCCAGGGCCCCCAGAGGGGCCCTGGCAAAAGCTCGAGCAAAAGCCTCCTCACTCCTTACAGTGGCTCGTCGGCCCGCTCGCTTCGCTCGCGGTGGGGGTTCGGCTCCCCCTCCCCACTACTCACTGCTCGCCCGCCGGCGCACCGCCGTGCCGTTTCCGCACTCGAACCGCGAGGATCGACGCCGCGTAGATGGCGATCGCCACGAGCACGATCGTCCCTCCCGCGGCCACGTCGTACACGTACGAGAGCGTCACGCCCGCGACCGTCGCGAGCAGACCCGCGCCGACCGCACCCACGATCGAGCGTTTGAACCCCCGGAGCGGCGTCGCCGTCGCGGCCGGGATCACCAGCATCGCCGCGACGAGGATCACGCCCATGATCTGCATCGCGCCGACGACGACCACCGCGGTCAACACCGCGAGCAGTCGGTTATACCGTGCGACCGGGATGCCCGCCGCACGGGCGCCGACCTCGTCGAAGGTAACGTACAGCAGCGGGCGGTAGGTGACGGCGACCACCGTTCCGACGACGACGATCATCGCCAGCAGGATCGCCGCGTTGGCCCGCGAAACCGTCGCGAGCGAGCCGAACAGGTAGGCGTCGATCCCGACCGCGATCCCGCCGTCGGTCGCGGTGAGCAGCACGCTCCCGACCGCGAATGAACCGGTGAGTACGATAGCCAACGACGTGTCGCGGTACGCGCCGGCGGAGTCGATCAGCGTCTGGACCGCCAGCGCGGCGACGGCCGCGACCACGAGCGCCGCGAGCAACGGCGGCACCGTCACCGCGAACAGGCTGTTGACGAACAGCCCCGCCGCGACGCCGGCAAAGGCCGAGTGGGCGAGCGTGTCGCCGATCATCGCCATCTCCCGGTGGACGAGGAAGCTCCCGACGAGCGGTCCGAGCAGCGCGACACAGATCGCCGCGAGGTAGGCCCGCTGCATGAACGCGTAGGACAGCATCTCGATCCCGGTCGCGGCGGCGAGCAGATCCAGCAGCCCGCCCCAGAGACCGTCGATGGCGAACGAGGCCACACCGTCGAACTGGAGCGGACGAGGCGACGGCGCGAGCGAACTCTCGATCATCAGTGGTTGTGCCGCACGATCGACTGCGACCCGCCGTAGGCCGCCGCGAGCGCGTCGGTCTCGACGAACGTCTCGGGGTCGCCGTGGAAGTAGAGCTCGCGGTTCAGGCAGGCGATCTCGGAGGCGCGAGTCGTCACGACGCCGATGTCGTGCTCGATCAGCACGATCGTCATCCCCTCGTCGTTGAGTTGGCCGAGCAGATCGTAGAACGCCTCGCGTGACTCGGCGTCGACGCCGACCGTCGGCTCGTCGAGCGCGAGCAGGTCCGCCTCGGCGGCGAGCGCGCGGGCGATGAACACGCGTTGGCGCTGCCCGCCCGAGAGGCGACCCACCCGCCGGTCCGCGAGATCCGTGATCTCGACCCGATGGAGCGCCGCCTCGACGGCCGCGCGGTCGTCATCATCGAACCGCCCGAACCCGTGCCGTGGGTAGCGCCCCATCCGGACGGCCTCCCGGACCGTGACGGGCATCTCGCCGGCCGCGTCCGAGACGTTCTGCGGGACGTAGCCCACGCGCTTGCCGGTCCCGCGGCGATGGGCTGGCTCGCCGAACAGCCGAACCGAGCCGCTGTCGGGGCGCCGGAGCCCGATCAGGAGTTCGAGCAGTGTCGTCTTTCCCGAGCCGTTCGGACCGACCAGACCGAGGAACCCTCCCGCCTCGATGTCGAGCGAGACGCTCTCGATGACGGGGCGATCGCCGTAGGCGAACGTCACGTCCGTGGCCTCGACGACCGCGGTCATGCGTCGAGCGCCCGTTCGAGTGTCGGGAGGTTCACCTCCGTCATCACGTCGACGTAGCCCCAATCCTCGGCGTCCCACTCGTCGGTCAGGCCGGGGATCGCCGTCAGCGGCAGCACCGCCTCGGCGTCGGTCTCGGCGACCAACTGCTCGGCGGCCTGTTGGGACGCCAGCGGATCCGCACAGACGTACTGCAGGTCGTGTTCGTCGATGATCTCCTGGGCGTGTTGAATGTCCCGCGTGGTCGGGCGGTCGTCGGGCGAGATGCCGGTCAGCGCCGCGACGTGGACGCCGTAGCGGTCCGCAAGATAGCTGAAGGAGTCGTGGCCCGCGACGAGGAGGGTGTCGGTCGACGCGTCGGCGACGGTCGCCTCGATCCGCGTGTCGAGGGCGCTCAGCCGTTCGCGGAACGCCGACGCGTGCTCGGCGTAGGCGTCGGCGTTCCCGGGGTCGACGTCGGCCAACGCCGCCTCGACGGTCCCGGCCGCCGTGGCGACCCGCGTCGGGTCCAGCCAGAAGTGTGGGTCGGTGGCGCCGTGGTCGTGTCCCCCGCCGTCGTGTTCCGTCTCCTCGTGATGATCCGTTTCCGCGTGTGCCTCGTGATCGTCCCCCCCGTCCTCGTGACCGTGGCCGCCGTTCGCCGGGAGCAGATCCACGTCGTGGGCCACGTCGACCGTCGCGACCTCGTCGCCGTCGGCGTCGAGGTCGGCGAGCACGTCGTCCATCCACGGCTGGAACGCCTCGGGGCCGTGGACGAGCAGGTCGGCACCGGAGACCTCCTCGCGCACCCGCGGCCCGGGCTCCCAGCCGTGGCCGTGCTGCCCAGTCGGCACCAGCAACGCCGCCGTGGCCGCGTCGCCGGCGACCGCGTCGGTGATCGATCCGAAGACGAAGAAGGACGACTGGGCGGTCCGTCCGTCCGACTCCGACCTGTCGCCGTTCGTCGCGTCGAGACAGCCGGCGAGCGCCCCGACCCCCGCCGTTCCGACCGCGATACCCATCAACTGCCGTCTGGTTAGCCCCATCTGATTATTAATTCTGTAGTAGTGTCTAATAACTCTTGTTATCTTTTGAGCCAGTGTTGTTAATCAGTCGGTGCTGTGGGGTCGGGGGGAGCGATGCCGCTATCGGGCGTCAGTTGGCTCCGGACAGAAACGGGGGAAAACGGCAGTCGGAGAGGGCTCGTGAAACAGGTCGGCAGCGTCGCTCAGTTCTCGGCTTCGATCGCTTCGACGAACAGCTCCGCGCCGAGTTCGATCTCGCGTTCGGTCACGTCCATCGGCGGCAGGACGCGGATCGTCTTCTGGCCGCAGGCCAGCAGCAGCAGACCGCGCTGGAAGGCGGCGTCGACGATATCGTCACGCAGCTCCTTCGACTCGAAGTCGACGCCGAGCATCAGCCCCTTGCCGCGGACGCTGGTCACGCCGTCGAGGTCGGCGTCGTGGAGGAGCTCCTTGAACTGCTGTCCGCGCTCGGTGGCGTTGTCGAGCAGGTCGTACTCCGCGATGGCGTCGATGGTGAACGCGCCGCGGGCGGCGGCCACGATGTCGCCGGCGCCCCACGTCGAGGAGAGTCGGCCCTTCTCCTCGGGGAACGTCTCGCTGTCGGAGATCGTCGCGCCGACGCGCATCCCCTTCGCGGAAGTGATCACGTCCGGATCGAACGGGTAGTGCTCGGAGGCCCACCACTCGCCGGTGCGGCCGAGCCCCGACTGGATCTCGTCGGCGACCAGCGTGATGTCGTGCTCTTCGGTGACCTCTGCGACATCGCGGGCGAACGCCTCGCTGGGGAAGCGGTAGCCGCCCTCGCCCTGGATCGGCTCCATGATCAGGAACGCGACCTCCTCGGGGTTGACGTGGCCCGTCTTCGGGTCGAGTTTGGAGCGCAGCGCGGACGTGCCGCCCGCGAAGTAGCCACACTGGCAGTTCTCGGGGGCACCGTCACACGAGCAGTACGGGAAGTCGTGAACGCTCGAAATCTCGGGGAATCGACGCCGGTACACCTCCTTCGAGCGGTTGAGCGAGAGCGCGCCCAGCGTCCGCCCGTGGAACGCCCCCTCGAAGGTGAGCGCGTACTTCCCGAGGGGGTTGTGGTCGTAGGAGATCTTCATCGCGTTCTCGACGGCCTCGGCGCCGGAGTTCGAGAGGAACACGGTGTCCATACCGAACTCCTCGGCGGTGGCGGTGATGCGGTCCATCAGCCCCGCGGCGCCGGGG from Halolamina sediminis encodes:
- a CDS encoding metal ABC transporter substrate-binding protein; this encodes MGLTRRQLMGIAVGTAGVGALAGCLDATNGDRSESDGRTAQSSFFVFGSITDAVAGDAATAALLVPTGQHGHGWEPGPRVREEVSGADLLVHGPEAFQPWMDDVLADLDADGDEVATVDVAHDVDLLPANGGHGHEDGGDDHEAHAETDHHEETEHDGGGHDHGATDPHFWLDPTRVATAAGTVEAALADVDPGNADAYAEHASAFRERLSALDTRIEATVADASTDTLLVAGHDSFSYLADRYGVHVAALTGISPDDRPTTRDIQHAQEIIDEHDLQYVCADPLASQQAAEQLVAETDAEAVLPLTAIPGLTDEWDAEDWGYVDVMTEVNLPTLERALDA
- a CDS encoding metal ABC transporter ATP-binding protein — translated: MTAVVEATDVTFAYGDRPVIESVSLDIEAGGFLGLVGPNGSGKTTLLELLIGLRRPDSGSVRLFGEPAHRRGTGKRVGYVPQNVSDAAGEMPVTVREAVRMGRYPRHGFGRFDDDDRAAVEAALHRVEITDLADRRVGRLSGGQRQRVFIARALAAEADLLALDEPTVGVDAESREAFYDLLGQLNDEGMTIVLIEHDIGVVTTRASEIACLNRELYFHGDPETFVETDALAAAYGGSQSIVRHNH
- a CDS encoding class-III pyridoxal-phosphate-dependent aminotransferase gives rise to the protein MDRDTAEPEVTDLPGDRATEWVDYHHEFAAPSTYVYEFVWDHTAPAEGPFCTDVDGNVLMDFTSHVAAAPLGYNNPKIMEPLSEFDLFDPVKIAGQDFYASDGKPPGEGLPGAAGLMDRITATAEEFGMDTVFLSNSGAEAVENAMKISYDHNPLGKYALTFEGAFHGRTLGALSLNRSKEVYRRRFPEISSVHDFPYCSCDGAPENCQCGYFAGGTSALRSKLDPKTGHVNPEEVAFLIMEPIQGEGGYRFPSEAFARDVAEVTEEHDITLVADEIQSGLGRTGEWWASEHYPFDPDVITSAKGMRVGATISDSETFPEEKGRLSSTWGAGDIVAAARGAFTIDAIAEYDLLDNATERGQQFKELLHDADLDGVTSVRGKGLMLGVDFESKELRDDIVDAAFQRGLLLLACGQKTIRVLPPMDVTEREIELGAELFVEAIEAEN
- a CDS encoding metal ABC transporter permease, which produces MIESSLAPSPRPLQFDGVASFAIDGLWGGLLDLLAAATGIEMLSYAFMQRAYLAAICVALLGPLVGSFLVHREMAMIGDTLAHSAFAGVAAGLFVNSLFAVTVPPLLAALVVAAVAALAVQTLIDSAGAYRDTSLAIVLTGSFAVGSVLLTATDGGIAVGIDAYLFGSLATVSRANAAILLAMIVVVGTVVAVTYRPLLYVTFDEVGARAAGIPVARYNRLLAVLTAVVVVGAMQIMGVILVAAMLVIPAATATPLRGFKRSIVGAVGAGLLATVAGVTLSYVYDVAAGGTIVLVAIAIYAASILAVRVRKRHGGAPAGEQ
- a CDS encoding efflux RND transporter permease subunit, producing MSRDTLSDAIGFVTRHTRLTLLVMILLSGLVVAGIPQLDTGSQAGADADAFDDVERVQKAQYAQSQFGGSDDGPDRTFEAVYVRDDDGNVLSKGSLLAGLRYQRTIRENETVDAALHEDGVTGLSNLVGKRAAGSPNASLDEQIRALEGATRGEVERLVDRTLSNDPRALRYLPADHGRNETTAADRRLLVALDADAGNGTVDNATAALYHSANERSAAGFFVVNSAAWSDASSHFFGEMVELVVPAALAFILVVLGFAYRDLVDVVVGMVGVALSVVWMFGLLGWLGVAAGATSIIPVVLVAGLSIDYGFHVFNRYREQRGEDEGIRAPMRRGVSLVATALVLVTVTAAIGFLANLSNPLPLIRNLGVSITLGVVSALLIFLTVVPALKIEVDGLLERAGIDRHKRPLGHGRYLRPALAKAVTLARRGAPAVLVLALVVGSAGGVAWADLDEESYQQNDGVVAEWKQELPDPIGWNPHPVPERSQHVDEVYQPASAETATQEAILIEGEVTSDDTLDDLRRGVDEIDGQGLLVDRTDGGGVRSPVTAMHAVAARNDSFAAVLDDADTDGDGVPDRNLERVYDAFYAADSEVASSVVERDGGEYESLLVTLSLDADYAEASSVVPELAEGADRMADGDDRTATVVGNLAVNDAVLGEVVGGILTTMVLALAAIALTLAAVFEYMHGSATLGLVVSVPIALVLGLVIGGMAVLSIPLTLLTALLMSLVIGLGVDYNIHVGDRFADERRAGAGTFEALKAAVTGTGGALLGSTLTSAGAFATIALVPHPQLQSFGAIVVVAMTTAFAVSVLVLPSLLVLWDRYVPASVTTIPSPGEIPQD
- a CDS encoding A/G-specific adenine glycosylase; this translates as MTDADGGTSAADAPFPPDLDLDAVREALIEWYEDDHRPFPWRQTDDPYEIHVSEVMSQQTQLDRIISAWEEFRDRWPTVDALADADRSEVVAFWTDHSLGYNNRAKYLHEAANQVVEAYGGEYPESPDELEELMGVGPYTANAVASFAFNNGNAVVDTNVERVTYRAFDVPDDDAAFEAAAAELMPDGESRVWNNAIMELGGVACTKSPSCDEARCPWRRWCHAYETGDFTAPDVPEQPSFEGSRRQFRGRIVRVLGEHDAVAVDDLGHRIRVDYTPDGEHGREWLEGILDDLADDGLVAVETEDGERVARLR